The Pseudomonadota bacterium DNA window TCTATCAAAACAAAATAACTCTTATCCCGTTTTTACTCCACCCCCTGGCGCGCCCCCCCCGGGGGCGCCCTCGACAGCTTCACAACAATCATCACGTCGCCCACGGTCAGGAGAGCCACACATGAGCGAAACCAGACACACCCGTTTGTTGATCCTGGGTTCCGGACCCGCTGGTTACACCGCAGCGGTCTATGCCGCCCGTGCCAATCTCAACCCCGTCCTCATCACGGGTATTCAAATGGGCGGTCAGCTCACGACCACGACGGATGTCGACAACTGGCCTGGCGCGGAAGAAGGACTCCAGGGCCCGGCGTTGATGGAGCAGATGAAAGCCCACGCCGAGCGATTCGAAACCGAAGTGATCTTCGATCACATCCACACCGCAGACCTCACATCGCGGCCATTTCGGCTGGAAGGCGACAGCGGCATCTACACCTGTGATGCGTTGATTATCGCCACCGGGGCCAGCGCTCGATATCTGGGACTGCCTTCCGAGGAAGCCTTTATGGGCAAAGGGGTGTCGGCCTGCGCCACTTGCGACGGCTTCTTCTACCGCGGCCAGGCAGTGGCTGTCATCGGCGGTGGTAACACGGCGGTCGAAGAGGCCTTGTACTTGGCCAACATTGCCGACCACGTCACTGTCGTTCACCGGCGCGACGCTTTTCGTGCCGAGAAAATCATGCAGGACAAATTGTTCGAACGGGAAAAGGAAGGCAAAGTCACCATTTGCTGGAACCACGTGCTGGACGAAGTCCTCGGGGACGACAGTGGCGTAACCGGCATACGACTGCGAAACACCCAAGACGAGACGACCACCGAACTGCCCGTCAAAGGAGCCTTTATCGCCATCGGACATCGCCCCAACACCGATCTATTCGAGGGCCAACTGGAGATGTCCGGCGGGTACATCAAGGTACGTAGCGGTCTGGGTGGAAACGCCACCGCCACCAGCATCCCCGGCGTGTTCGCCTCCGGCGATGTCATGGACCACGTGTACCGGCAGGCGATCACTTCGGCGGGATCCGGTTGCATGGCCGCCTTGGATGCCGAACGCTATCTCGACGACTTGGCCAAATAGATTGCGGTGAGTAGATCACAAGGGGTGCGCGAGCACCCCTTGTTATTCGCATAACATTTCTATATTTTTGGAAATATGGAAAAGAAAAGCGCACTGGCGGCACTGTCGGCATTGGCACAAACCCACCGGCTCGATGTTTTTCGTTATCTTGTGGAAATCG harbors:
- the trxB gene encoding thioredoxin-disulfide reductase; amino-acid sequence: MSETRHTRLLILGSGPAGYTAAVYAARANLNPVLITGIQMGGQLTTTTDVDNWPGAEEGLQGPALMEQMKAHAERFETEVIFDHIHTADLTSRPFRLEGDSGIYTCDALIIATGASARYLGLPSEEAFMGKGVSACATCDGFFYRGQAVAVIGGGNTAVEEALYLANIADHVTVVHRRDAFRAEKIMQDKLFEREKEGKVTICWNHVLDEVLGDDSGVTGIRLRNTQDETTTELPVKGAFIAIGHRPNTDLFEGQLEMSGGYIKVRSGLGGNATATSIPGVFASGDVMDHVYRQAITSAGSGCMAALDAERYLDDLAK